In Micromonospora sp. LH3U1, one genomic interval encodes:
- a CDS encoding DUF397 domain-containing protein, which produces MAQHPKGDFDLSRAVWQRAEGDTSDSAVEVAFVDDLIGMRNSAEPEGPVLVFTQAEWDAFVAGAQDGEFDLD; this is translated from the coding sequence ATGGCGCAGCACCCCAAGGGCGACTTCGACCTCTCTCGGGCGGTCTGGCAGCGGGCCGAAGGGGACACCTCCGACAGCGCCGTTGAGGTCGCCTTCGTCGACGATCTGATCGGGATGCGCAACTCGGCCGAGCCGGAGGGACCGGTGCTGGTCTTCACCCAGGCCGAGTGGGACGCGTTCGTGGCCGGCGCGCAGGACGGCGAGTTTGACCTGGACTGA
- a CDS encoding phage holin family protein, protein MSMPTQGSGLDSGYHPTAGAPHTAAEVKGSSIGELMGQVTSDLSTLMRQEVELAKAEIRQEGKKAGKAAGLFGGAGFGGYMVALFLSLALWAGLSNVMDGGWAALIVAVIWAAIAAVLYSMGKKNAQHVRGLKQTNESVQRIPDALKPHPEGVTR, encoded by the coding sequence ATGAGCATGCCGACGCAGGGGTCCGGCCTGGACTCCGGGTACCACCCCACCGCGGGTGCACCGCACACCGCGGCGGAGGTCAAGGGCAGCTCCATCGGTGAGCTGATGGGCCAGGTGACCAGTGACCTGTCGACGCTGATGCGTCAGGAGGTCGAGCTGGCCAAGGCTGAGATCCGCCAGGAGGGCAAGAAGGCCGGTAAGGCCGCTGGGCTCTTCGGCGGTGCCGGCTTCGGCGGCTACATGGTGGCGCTGTTCCTCTCGCTGGCCCTCTGGGCCGGGCTGTCCAACGTGATGGACGGCGGCTGGGCGGCGCTGATCGTGGCCGTCATCTGGGCCGCGATCGCCGCGGTCCTCTACTCCATGGGCAAGAAGAACGCCCAGCACGTACGCGGGCTCAAGCAGACCAACGAGAGCGTGCAGCGGATCCCCGACGCGCTCAAGCCGCACCCGGAGGGAGTCACCCGATGA
- a CDS encoding glycosyltransferase: MSLFSPAGDARRTARRADGGHDGASTLPAQLPMTYVLPLRWHSDTGLAELTGYLRWLAGRVEVLVVDGSAPDLFARHADAWRGLIRHLPPDPAERGLNGKVIGVRTGLRAAGHDHVVIADDDVRYDEAALTAVHRLLDRADLVRPQNYFDPLPWHAWWDTGRTLLNRALGADYPGTLAVRRNTFLAMGGYDPDVLFENLELIRTMRAYDGIEAAPAWLYVRRLPPDATHFRGQRVRQAYDDLAQPARLLTALAVLPALAAAIAARRPALLLGAAAGTVALAELGRRRAGGTAVFPPATVLAAPVWLLERGVCGWLAVAQRFLLGGVRYGDTRIRRAAHSTHTLHRRPRPH; the protein is encoded by the coding sequence ATGTCCCTCTTCAGCCCTGCCGGTGACGCCCGGCGCACGGCGCGTCGGGCGGACGGCGGACACGACGGCGCCAGCACATTGCCGGCCCAGCTACCGATGACGTACGTGCTGCCGCTGCGCTGGCACAGCGACACCGGCCTGGCCGAGCTGACCGGCTACCTGCGATGGTTGGCAGGCAGAGTCGAGGTGCTCGTGGTCGACGGCTCGGCACCGGACCTCTTCGCCCGGCATGCCGACGCGTGGCGCGGACTGATCCGGCACCTCCCACCCGACCCCGCCGAGCGTGGGCTCAACGGCAAGGTGATCGGCGTACGCACCGGGCTCCGCGCGGCGGGCCACGACCACGTGGTGATCGCCGACGACGACGTCCGGTACGACGAGGCCGCGCTGACCGCCGTGCACCGACTGCTGGATCGGGCCGATCTGGTACGACCCCAGAACTACTTCGACCCGCTGCCCTGGCACGCCTGGTGGGACACCGGCCGGACGCTGCTCAACCGGGCGCTCGGCGCGGACTACCCGGGCACCCTCGCCGTGCGTCGCAACACCTTCCTCGCCATGGGCGGCTACGACCCGGACGTGCTCTTCGAGAACCTGGAGCTGATCCGCACCATGCGCGCGTACGACGGCATCGAGGCCGCGCCGGCCTGGCTGTACGTACGCCGACTACCACCGGACGCCACCCACTTCCGCGGCCAACGTGTCCGCCAGGCGTACGACGATCTGGCCCAGCCGGCCCGCCTGCTGACCGCGCTCGCGGTCCTGCCGGCGCTGGCCGCGGCGATCGCGGCCCGGCGGCCCGCGCTGTTACTCGGCGCGGCGGCCGGCACCGTCGCGCTTGCCGAGCTGGGCCGCCGCCGTGCGGGCGGCACCGCGGTCTTCCCGCCGGCAACGGTGCTGGCGGCTCCCGTCTGGCTGCTGGAGCGCGGTGTGTGCGGCTGGCTCGCGGTGGCCCAGCGGTTCCTGCTCGGCGGCGTCCGCTACGGCGACACCCGAATCCGCCGAGCCGCCCACTCGACCCACACCCTGCACCGCCGCCCCCGACCACACTGA
- the rplU gene encoding 50S ribosomal protein L21 — protein sequence MYAIVKTGGKQYKVAEGDVIEVEKLTGAPGDAVKLTAVLLVDGDDLVTDAAKLAEVAVSGEIAAHTKGPKIRIHKFKNKTGYHKRQGHRQPLTQVKVTGISSGK from the coding sequence ATGTACGCGATCGTCAAGACCGGCGGCAAGCAGTACAAGGTCGCCGAGGGCGACGTGATCGAGGTCGAGAAGCTCACCGGTGCCCCCGGTGACGCGGTGAAGCTCACCGCGGTGCTCCTCGTCGACGGTGACGACCTGGTGACCGATGCGGCAAAGCTTGCCGAGGTCGCGGTGTCCGGCGAAATTGCCGCGCACACCAAGGGCCCGAAGATCCGGATCCACAAGTTCAAGAACAAGACTGGCTACCACAAGCGCCAGGGTCACCGCCAGCCGTTGACCCAGGTCAAGGTGACCGGCATCTCCAGCGGGAAGTAG
- a CDS encoding cytochrome P450, giving the protein MATMPADRSPDSTLALLRAGYRFIGERCERYGSDIFQTRVLLAPTICLRGRPAAVLFYDNERFQRTNAMPLRAQRTLTGRGGVQGLDGPEHSDRKAMFMSIMTPAAIRQLGQLFDDEWQTRIPAWERAGPVTLYDELGRLLTRVVCAWAGVPLPTSQVERRAVELHAMIEAPAVVGPRHWRGRLARRSAERWLADLIERTRVGISPAPAGSALAVIAEHRDGHGKLLPRRIAAVELLNVLRPVVAVDQYIAFAALALHDHPAWQERVRDDDEATEHFVQEVRRYYPFFPIAAARVRRSFDWQGHHFPQGRRVLLDLYGTNHHPTLWPQPELFRPERFADRRVDPFELIPQGGGDHWTGHRCAGEWITIDLMKRAVANLTTSMRYDIPAQNLALDLHRMPALPPLGLTLTNIRHTA; this is encoded by the coding sequence ATGGCGACCATGCCGGCCGACCGCAGCCCGGACAGCACCCTCGCGCTGCTCCGCGCCGGCTACCGGTTCATCGGCGAACGCTGCGAGCGGTACGGCAGTGACATCTTCCAGACCCGGGTCCTGCTCGCCCCGACCATCTGCCTGCGCGGCCGGCCGGCGGCGGTGTTGTTCTACGACAACGAACGCTTCCAACGGACAAACGCGATGCCGCTGCGGGCGCAGCGGACCCTCACCGGTCGGGGCGGCGTGCAGGGGCTGGACGGGCCGGAACACTCCGACCGCAAGGCGATGTTCATGTCGATCATGACGCCGGCCGCCATCCGGCAGCTCGGCCAGCTCTTCGACGACGAGTGGCAGACCCGGATCCCCGCCTGGGAGCGTGCCGGCCCGGTGACGCTCTACGACGAGCTGGGCCGCCTGCTGACCCGGGTGGTCTGCGCCTGGGCCGGGGTGCCGCTGCCCACATCGCAGGTCGAGCGCCGCGCCGTCGAGCTGCACGCCATGATCGAAGCTCCGGCGGTGGTCGGCCCCCGGCACTGGCGGGGACGGCTCGCCCGCCGCAGCGCCGAACGCTGGCTCGCCGACCTCATCGAACGGACCCGGGTCGGCATCTCTCCGGCGCCGGCCGGCAGCGCCCTGGCCGTGATCGCCGAGCACCGCGACGGGCACGGCAAGCTCCTCCCCCGGCGGATCGCGGCGGTGGAGCTGCTGAACGTGCTGCGCCCGGTGGTCGCCGTGGACCAGTACATCGCCTTCGCCGCGCTCGCCCTGCACGACCACCCGGCCTGGCAGGAGCGGGTCCGCGACGACGACGAGGCCACCGAGCACTTCGTGCAGGAGGTACGCCGCTACTACCCGTTCTTCCCGATCGCGGCGGCCCGGGTCCGCCGCTCCTTCGACTGGCAGGGCCATCACTTCCCCCAGGGCCGACGGGTGCTGCTCGACCTCTACGGCACCAACCACCATCCGACGCTCTGGCCACAACCGGAGCTGTTCCGCCCGGAGCGCTTCGCCGACCGACGCGTGGACCCGTTCGAGCTGATCCCGCAGGGCGGCGGTGACCACTGGACCGGGCATCGCTGCGCGGGCGAATGGATCACCATCGACCTGATGAAGCGGGCGGTCGCCAACCTGACCACCAGCATGCGTTACGACATCCCCGCGCAGAACCTGGCCCTGGACCTGCACCGGATGCCCGCGCTGCCACCCCTCGGCCTGACCCTCACCAACATCCGCCACACCGCCTGA
- the rpmA gene encoding 50S ribosomal protein L27, whose amino-acid sequence MAHKKGASSSRNGRDSAAQRLGVKRFGGQVVSAGEILIRQRGTKFHPGDLVGRGGDDTLFALSAGAVLFGTKRGRKTVSIVPQQ is encoded by the coding sequence ATGGCTCACAAAAAGGGTGCGTCCAGCTCGCGTAACGGTCGTGATTCCGCGGCCCAGCGACTCGGCGTGAAGCGCTTCGGTGGTCAGGTTGTCAGCGCCGGTGAGATCCTCATCCGGCAGCGCGGCACCAAGTTCCACCCCGGTGACCTGGTCGGCCGTGGCGGCGACGACACGCTGTTCGCGCTGTCCGCCGGTGCGGTCCTGTTCGGCACCAAGCGCGGTCGCAAGACCGTCAGCATCGTTCCGCAGCAGTAG
- a CDS encoding Rne/Rng family ribonuclease, with product MLENEPEGGERTGSQPASETADQSTTADGATVAPPTTAVGSASVEPAGAESAEPAAPVRRTRTTRRRAAPLNKPEQTDAPIEASTGGAGSAESPQAEVFAPVSGDLDVAPKTPRRRRKATAVETTAEEPLVAASAEAASAEVVPPVKVTRTRRKKATPAAVEEPPATEQPAAAEEVPAVEEPVVDEEAAESDLREAEAELNDTAAIPSATAAELAWTSGPQERSGEVSPGVAVSGVTDEPNEPAEVEPEQPRTRRRRAALSAPTVLFMAPQPDAVPVTRPVEPAPVAEEPAVEEAAEPSRRRRRGRREVEPVEPIEAIEAEEEPIDEADEASEADEDDEDSAAARRRRRRGRRGRGRGKGGADDAEDEESDEAAQADEEETAEVEAEGDEDEEVEGGDGLTRRRRRRRRRGAGDTESAADDGVPTVVKIREPRRTVDEVQGVSGSTRLEAKRQRRRDGREQRRTRPPILSESEFLARREAVDRVMAVRQRGDRTQIAVLEDGVLVEHYVTRNSSGTMAGNVYLGKVQNVLPSMEAAFVDVGRGRNAVLYAGEVNWDTSGLEGRARSIEQALRSGDSVLVQVTKDPIGHKGARLTSHVALSGRHLVYVPNGNASGISRKLPDNERKRLRDVLKKLVPDGAGVIVRTAAEGATEDELARDVKRLQAQWEDIQAKAAEGGSPVLLYGEPDLVIRVVRDLFNEDFRELVIEGEQSYDMVESYLSHVSPDLVDRVRRHVGTSDVFAEYRIDEQIIKGLDRKVFLPSGGSLVIDRTEAMTVVDVNTGKYTGSGGNLEETVTRNNLEAAEEIVRQLRLRDIGGIVVIDFIDMVLESNRELVLRRLTECLGRDRTKHQVTEITSLGLVQMTRKRIGAGLLEAFSETCECCKGRGVIMHTEPVPEKPRPAGAGEKVKAVASSVAAAPAAEQGTASSRRRARKNAPAERAVVEVVDTDTDTSVEPNADYQDTMGYDLSRYESDTAAGPAISDSQQGESARLAAADDPDALADGEGDEETTEGGAGRRRSRRGGARRRTRP from the coding sequence ATGCTCGAGAACGAGCCCGAGGGCGGCGAACGGACCGGTTCACAGCCGGCCAGCGAGACCGCCGACCAGAGCACCACGGCCGACGGCGCAACCGTCGCGCCCCCCACCACGGCCGTTGGTTCGGCCTCGGTGGAACCAGCCGGCGCGGAGAGCGCCGAGCCTGCCGCGCCCGTGCGGCGCACCCGGACGACCCGGCGTCGGGCCGCCCCGCTCAACAAGCCCGAGCAGACCGACGCGCCGATCGAGGCGTCCACCGGCGGGGCCGGCAGTGCCGAGTCGCCGCAGGCGGAGGTCTTCGCTCCGGTCTCCGGCGACCTGGACGTCGCCCCGAAGACCCCCCGGCGCCGCCGCAAGGCCACCGCCGTCGAGACGACCGCCGAGGAACCGCTTGTCGCGGCCTCCGCGGAGGCCGCCTCGGCCGAGGTGGTTCCGCCGGTCAAGGTGACCCGTACCCGGCGCAAGAAGGCCACACCCGCTGCCGTCGAGGAGCCGCCCGCCACCGAGCAGCCGGCCGCCGCCGAAGAGGTGCCCGCGGTCGAGGAGCCGGTCGTCGACGAGGAGGCGGCGGAGTCCGACCTGCGCGAGGCCGAGGCCGAGTTGAACGACACGGCGGCCATCCCGAGCGCGACCGCTGCCGAGCTGGCCTGGACCAGTGGCCCGCAGGAGCGCTCCGGTGAGGTGTCACCGGGTGTGGCCGTTTCCGGTGTGACAGATGAGCCGAACGAGCCGGCCGAGGTCGAGCCGGAGCAGCCGCGTACCCGTCGACGGCGTGCCGCGCTCTCCGCGCCCACCGTGCTGTTCATGGCGCCCCAGCCGGACGCGGTGCCGGTGACCCGACCGGTGGAGCCCGCGCCGGTTGCCGAGGAGCCGGCCGTCGAGGAAGCCGCCGAGCCGTCCCGCCGCCGCCGGCGTGGTCGCCGCGAGGTCGAGCCGGTGGAGCCGATCGAGGCGATCGAGGCTGAAGAAGAGCCGATCGACGAGGCCGACGAGGCTTCCGAGGCGGATGAGGACGACGAGGACAGCGCCGCCGCGCGCCGCCGCCGCCGGCGTGGCCGTCGCGGCCGGGGCCGGGGCAAGGGTGGGGCCGACGACGCCGAGGACGAGGAGTCCGACGAGGCGGCGCAGGCCGATGAGGAAGAGACCGCCGAGGTCGAGGCCGAGGGTGACGAGGACGAGGAGGTCGAGGGCGGAGACGGCCTGACCCGTCGTCGCCGTCGTCGTCGTCGCCGCGGTGCCGGCGACACGGAGAGTGCCGCCGACGACGGCGTACCGACCGTGGTGAAGATCCGCGAGCCGCGTCGGACCGTCGACGAGGTGCAGGGCGTGTCCGGCTCGACCCGGCTGGAGGCCAAGCGCCAGCGTCGCCGGGACGGCCGGGAGCAGCGGCGTACCCGGCCGCCCATCCTCAGCGAGTCGGAGTTCCTGGCACGCCGGGAGGCGGTCGACCGCGTGATGGCGGTCCGCCAGCGCGGTGACCGCACCCAGATCGCCGTCCTGGAGGACGGCGTGCTGGTCGAGCACTACGTCACCCGCAACTCCTCCGGCACGATGGCCGGCAACGTGTACCTGGGCAAGGTGCAGAACGTGCTGCCGAGCATGGAGGCGGCGTTCGTCGACGTCGGCCGGGGCCGCAACGCGGTGCTGTACGCCGGTGAGGTCAACTGGGACACCTCCGGCCTGGAAGGGCGGGCCCGCTCGATCGAGCAGGCGCTGCGCTCCGGCGACTCGGTGCTGGTCCAGGTCACCAAGGACCCGATCGGGCACAAGGGCGCTCGGCTGACCAGCCATGTCGCGCTCTCCGGCCGGCACCTGGTCTACGTGCCCAACGGCAACGCCTCCGGGATCAGCCGGAAGCTGCCGGACAACGAGCGCAAGCGGCTGCGGGACGTGCTCAAGAAGCTGGTCCCGGACGGCGCGGGCGTGATCGTCCGTACGGCTGCCGAGGGCGCCACCGAGGACGAGCTGGCCCGCGACGTCAAGCGTCTCCAGGCGCAGTGGGAGGACATCCAGGCCAAGGCCGCCGAGGGCGGCTCTCCGGTGCTGCTCTACGGGGAGCCTGACCTGGTCATCCGGGTGGTCCGGGACCTGTTCAACGAGGACTTCCGCGAGCTGGTGATCGAGGGCGAGCAGTCGTACGACATGGTCGAGTCGTACCTGTCGCACGTCTCCCCGGATCTGGTCGACCGGGTGCGCCGGCACGTCGGCACGAGCGACGTCTTCGCCGAGTACCGGATCGACGAGCAGATCATCAAGGGCCTGGACCGCAAGGTCTTCCTGCCCTCCGGTGGCTCGCTGGTGATCGACCGGACCGAGGCGATGACGGTCGTCGACGTCAACACCGGCAAGTACACCGGCTCCGGCGGCAACCTTGAGGAGACCGTCACCCGCAACAACCTGGAGGCGGCGGAGGAGATCGTCCGTCAGCTCCGGCTACGCGACATCGGCGGCATCGTGGTGATCGACTTCATCGACATGGTGCTGGAGTCGAACCGTGAGCTGGTGCTGCGCCGCCTCACCGAGTGCCTGGGCCGGGACCGCACCAAGCACCAGGTCACCGAGATCACCTCGCTCGGTCTGGTGCAGATGACCCGAAAGCGGATCGGCGCGGGCCTGCTGGAGGCGTTCAGCGAGACCTGCGAGTGCTGCAAGGGTCGAGGCGTCATCATGCACACCGAGCCGGTGCCGGAGAAGCCGCGTCCTGCCGGTGCGGGGGAGAAGGTCAAGGCGGTCGCCTCGTCGGTGGCCGCCGCTCCCGCCGCCGAGCAGGGCACCGCGTCGTCGCGCCGCCGGGCGCGCAAGAACGCCCCGGCCGAGCGGGCCGTGGTCGAGGTTGTCGACACCGACACCGACACCAGTGTCGAACCGAACGCCGACTACCAGGACACCATGGGTTACGACCTGTCCCGCTACGAGTCGGACACCGCCGCCGGGCCGGCGATCTCCGACAGCCAGCAGGGAGAGTCGGCTCGGCTGGCCGCGGCGGACGATCCGGACGCGCTCGCCGACGGTGAAGGCGACGAAGAGACCACCGAGGGTGGCGCCGGCCGTCGCCGGTCGCGCCGGGGCGGCGCCCGTAGGCGGACGCGCCCCTGA
- a CDS encoding DUF4383 domain-containing protein → MARDARGGRPTGPRPRVQLAALVVAGVFLLIGVLGFIPGITTDYGELRFAGHHSEARLLGLFQVSILHNAVHLLFGLAGLVLSRSVAGARLFLAGGGAIYLVLWLYGLAIEAVDAEGGANILPVNDADNWLHLALGLGMIALGLLLSNQVGTGGRLDNPADRH, encoded by the coding sequence ATGGCACGAGACGCGCGAGGTGGCCGACCGACGGGCCCGCGACCCCGGGTCCAGTTGGCCGCGCTGGTCGTGGCCGGGGTCTTCCTGCTGATCGGTGTCCTCGGCTTCATTCCCGGCATCACCACCGACTACGGCGAGCTGCGGTTCGCCGGGCATCACTCGGAGGCCCGGCTGCTCGGGCTGTTCCAGGTGTCGATCCTGCACAACGCGGTGCACCTGCTGTTCGGCCTGGCCGGCCTGGTGCTGTCCCGCAGCGTCGCCGGCGCCCGGCTCTTCCTGGCCGGCGGCGGCGCGATCTACCTCGTCCTCTGGCTGTACGGCCTGGCGATCGAGGCCGTCGACGCGGAGGGCGGGGCGAACATCCTGCCGGTCAACGACGCCGACAACTGGCTGCACCTCGCGCTCGGCTTGGGGATGATCGCGCTGGGGCTGCTGCTGTCGAACCAGGTGGGCACCGGCGGGCGCCTGGACAATCCCGCCGACCGGCACTGA
- the obgE gene encoding GTPase ObgE, with protein sequence MATFVDRVVLHLQSGDGGHGCASIHREKFKPFGGPDGGNGGHGGSVSLVVDPQVTTLLDFHFHPHVKADNGKGGAGSNRDGANGHNLVLKVPNGTVVQTTDGTVLADMVGAGTTFEVARGGRGGRGNASLANAKRKAPGFAELGEPGDQLDIVLELKSVADVGLVGFPSAGKSSLISVISAAKPKIADYPFTTLVPNLGVVRMDNHTFTVADVPGLIPGAATGKGLGLEFLRHIERCSVLVHVIDSATLEPGRDPVADIDAIEAELSQYGGLTDRPRLVAVNKVDVPDGRDLAEIVRPDLEERGYRVFEVSAATREGLKELKYAMAELVDAERKAAPPAEPTRIVIRPMAVDDAGFTITADADGSFTVRGVRPERWVKQTNFDNDEAVGYLADRLARLGVEDKLAKAGAQPGDLVRIGAREFDWQPTLYAGADFVPGNRGTDVRLEEKSNRASAADRLAARKARRVRSADEVGADASDDPDEFDDIDDEDDAE encoded by the coding sequence GTGGCAACGTTCGTTGACCGGGTCGTTCTGCATCTGCAGTCCGGCGATGGCGGGCACGGTTGTGCCTCGATCCACCGCGAGAAGTTCAAGCCGTTCGGCGGGCCGGACGGCGGTAACGGCGGGCACGGCGGCAGCGTGTCGCTGGTCGTCGACCCGCAGGTGACCACGCTGCTCGACTTCCACTTCCACCCGCACGTCAAGGCCGACAACGGCAAGGGCGGTGCCGGGTCGAACCGGGACGGGGCCAACGGCCACAACCTGGTGCTCAAGGTGCCCAACGGCACAGTGGTGCAGACCACCGACGGCACCGTGCTGGCAGACATGGTCGGCGCGGGCACCACCTTCGAGGTGGCCCGGGGCGGGCGCGGCGGGCGGGGCAACGCCTCGCTGGCCAACGCCAAGCGCAAGGCTCCCGGCTTCGCTGAGCTGGGGGAGCCCGGCGACCAGCTGGACATCGTGCTGGAGCTGAAGAGCGTCGCCGACGTGGGCCTGGTGGGCTTCCCGTCGGCCGGTAAGTCGTCGCTGATCTCGGTGATCTCCGCCGCGAAGCCGAAGATCGCCGACTACCCGTTCACGACCCTCGTGCCCAACCTCGGTGTGGTCCGGATGGACAACCACACCTTCACCGTCGCCGACGTGCCGGGCCTGATCCCGGGCGCGGCCACTGGCAAGGGGCTGGGTCTGGAGTTTTTGCGGCACATCGAGCGCTGCTCGGTGCTGGTGCACGTCATCGACTCGGCGACCCTGGAGCCCGGCCGTGATCCGGTCGCCGACATCGACGCCATCGAGGCCGAGCTGAGTCAGTACGGCGGGCTGACCGATCGCCCACGGCTGGTGGCCGTGAACAAGGTCGACGTGCCGGACGGCCGGGACCTCGCCGAGATCGTGCGCCCCGACCTGGAGGAGCGCGGCTACCGGGTGTTCGAGGTCTCAGCGGCCACCCGGGAAGGGCTCAAGGAGCTGAAGTACGCGATGGCCGAGCTGGTCGATGCGGAGCGCAAGGCGGCGCCGCCGGCCGAGCCGACCCGGATCGTGATCCGACCGATGGCCGTGGACGACGCCGGTTTCACCATCACGGCCGACGCGGACGGCTCGTTCACCGTGCGGGGCGTACGCCCGGAGCGCTGGGTCAAGCAGACCAACTTCGACAACGACGAGGCGGTCGGCTACCTGGCCGACCGGCTGGCCCGGCTCGGGGTGGAGGACAAGCTGGCCAAGGCCGGCGCGCAGCCCGGTGACCTGGTCCGGATCGGTGCACGCGAGTTCGACTGGCAGCCGACGCTCTACGCCGGCGCGGACTTCGTACCCGGCAACCGGGGCACCGACGTCCGCCTGGAGGAGAAGTCGAACCGGGCTTCCGCGGCGGACCGGCTCGCTGCCCGGAAGGCCCGCCGGGTGCGGTCGGCGGACGAGGTGGGTGCGGACGCGTCCGACGACCCCGACGAGTTCGACGACATCGACGACGAGGACGACGCCGAGTAG
- a CDS encoding GNAT family N-acetyltransferase: MLIESRPAIDPEIASLLIAQQRELREADGGLDGQVFVPHDDVRYLAVVVNGRAVACGGLQSIDVETGEVKRMYVRPAYRGRGIARQLLAALEECAFRQGHSVVCLETGTYLPAAIALYTSCGYDRIPVYGEYVGNPYSVCFAKRLPVAA; this comes from the coding sequence ATGCTGATCGAGTCCCGGCCTGCCATCGATCCAGAGATCGCCTCCCTTCTCATCGCGCAGCAGCGTGAGCTGCGCGAGGCCGATGGCGGCTTGGACGGGCAGGTCTTCGTCCCCCATGACGACGTCCGCTACCTGGCGGTGGTGGTGAACGGTCGGGCGGTCGCCTGCGGAGGACTCCAGTCGATCGATGTCGAGACCGGCGAGGTCAAGCGGATGTACGTCCGGCCCGCGTACCGGGGGCGGGGGATCGCCCGTCAGTTGCTGGCCGCGCTGGAGGAATGTGCGTTCCGGCAGGGGCACTCGGTGGTCTGCCTGGAGACCGGCACCTACCTGCCGGCCGCCATCGCGCTGTACACGTCGTGTGGCTACGACCGGATTCCGGTCTACGGCGAGTACGTGGGCAACCCGTACAGCGTGTGTTTCGCCAAGCGGCTGCCGGTCGCGGCCTGA
- a CDS encoding DUF3618 domain-containing protein — translation MSTDPEQIRREIEATRNSLSSDVDALAYKVSPSRIVDDRKQRARSALQNVRDKVMGTASDLGHGTGQAAHSVGDRASSAASSVSDAAHSAAATVSDAAHSAPRVIRQKSQGNPLAAGLIAFGVGWLASSLIPASRREQQAATQLKERVSEHSGAVKEKLGEVASELKDELREPVQHATESVKSTAQDAVHAVKDDTKSAAQDVKGQAQEARHQVSP, via the coding sequence ATGAGCACCGATCCCGAACAGATCCGCCGGGAGATCGAAGCCACCCGTAACAGCCTCAGCTCCGATGTGGACGCGTTGGCGTACAAGGTCAGCCCCAGCCGCATCGTCGACGACCGTAAGCAGCGGGCCCGTTCCGCTCTGCAGAATGTGAGGGACAAGGTCATGGGAACCGCGTCTGACCTCGGCCACGGCACCGGCCAGGCCGCCCATTCGGTGGGTGACCGCGCCTCGTCGGCGGCCTCCAGCGTCAGCGACGCCGCGCACTCGGCGGCGGCCACTGTCAGCGACGCCGCCCACAGCGCGCCGCGGGTGATCCGGCAGAAGTCCCAGGGCAACCCTCTCGCCGCCGGGCTGATCGCGTTCGGCGTCGGCTGGCTTGCCTCGTCGCTGATCCCGGCCTCCCGTCGGGAGCAGCAGGCGGCGACCCAGCTCAAGGAGCGGGTCAGCGAGCACAGCGGTGCGGTGAAGGAGAAGCTGGGCGAGGTGGCCAGCGAGCTCAAGGACGAGCTGCGCGAGCCGGTTCAGCACGCCACCGAGTCGGTGAAGTCCACCGCTCAGGACGCCGTGCACGCCGTCAAGGACGACACGAAGTCGGCGGCGCAGGACGTCAAGGGCCAGGCCCAGGAGGCCCGGCACCAGGTCAGCCCCTGA
- a CDS encoding TIGR03936 family radical SAM-associated protein: MGGHAGPPEEPTIARKPQPEGGQAPVVQRVRIRYAKRGPLRFTSHRDFARAFERALRRAAVPIAYSQGFHPHPKISYASAAPTGVASEAEYLEIGLQTAVDPEALRAALDAALSPGLDVLDAVIAEGGNLPDRIEASLWHIELPEVETAVLRAAVDAFVAAEEVLVERMTKQGRRTFDARAAVMSIDVLAPTPTPSGAPAVPCAILELVVRQVTPSVRPDDVLSGLRVVADLEPPVSPRVTRLAQGTLTAQGAIVDPLDADRDGAAIVGH, from the coding sequence ACACGCAGGTCCACCCGAGGAGCCCACGATCGCCAGAAAGCCTCAACCCGAGGGCGGCCAGGCACCGGTCGTCCAGCGCGTCCGCATCCGGTACGCCAAGCGTGGGCCGCTGCGGTTCACCTCGCACCGGGACTTCGCCCGGGCGTTCGAGCGCGCCCTACGCCGGGCCGCTGTGCCGATCGCCTACTCCCAGGGCTTCCACCCGCACCCGAAGATCTCCTACGCCAGCGCCGCGCCCACCGGGGTGGCAAGTGAGGCGGAGTACCTGGAGATCGGCCTTCAGACGGCGGTCGACCCGGAGGCGCTGCGCGCCGCGTTGGACGCCGCGCTCTCTCCGGGGCTGGACGTCTTGGACGCCGTGATCGCCGAGGGGGGCAACCTCCCGGACCGGATCGAGGCGTCGCTCTGGCACATCGAGTTGCCCGAGGTCGAGACGGCGGTGCTGCGCGCCGCGGTGGACGCGTTCGTCGCGGCCGAGGAGGTGCTGGTCGAGCGGATGACCAAGCAGGGCCGACGCACGTTCGACGCCCGCGCTGCCGTGATGTCCATCGATGTCCTCGCGCCAACGCCGACGCCTTCCGGGGCGCCGGCCGTACCGTGTGCGATACTCGAACTGGTCGTGCGGCAGGTCACCCCGTCCGTACGGCCCGATGACGTCCTTTCCGGCCTCCGCGTGGTGGCCGACCTGGAGCCGCCGGTTTCGCCGAGGGTGACCCGGCTGGCTCAGGGCACGTTGACCGCGCAGGGTGCGATCGTGGATCCGTTGGATGCGGACCGCGACGGGGCAGCCATCGTTGGGCACTGA